AAGGCGGTATCCTTCCAGGAAAGCATGGGTGAAGATTTCAAACATATCCAGCAACAAACAGTCAGCAATGCCCGTCACTTGGCCCAGGAGCTTCAGAAGCTGGATTTCAGCATCATTTCCGGTGGCACTGACAACCATCTCTTCCTCATTGATCTTACTTCCCAGCCGGTCAAGGGCAAGCGGGCGGAAGAAGTCCTTGATGAAGCAGGAATTACGGTCAATAAAAACGGCATCCCCTTTGACCAACGGTCACCCACCGACCCCAGTGGTATCCGTATCGGCACCCCGATGGTATCAACCCGGGGGATGGGGGAAAAGGAGATGGAAACCGTTGCCGGGTTTATTGCTACAGTGCTTAACAACCCTGATAACACCACGAAAATCCAGCAAATCAGAGAAGAGGTAAGAGCACTGTGTAACTGTTTCCCCATTTACAGAAATCGTCTTTCTGGTTAAGATGTCAGCCATAAGCATTCAGCTATCAGTTTCAGCATGGAAAATTCACGGGGTTGTTCAACCAGAATTAGCACCCAACTAGATGAAGTTTGTCATACTGATAATTCTGTAATTATTAAATTAACAGCTAACGGCTAATCACTCAATGTAAGAAATAAAATATGGCCATTGAACATCCATCACGACCGGACTGGCAAACCTATTTTTTTCAGATTGCCAGGCTGGTAGCCACTCGTTCCACCTGCTTACGACGCCAGGTGGGTGCCGTGATCGTCAAGGACAATCGCATTCTCTCAACTGGATATAACGGGACCCCGGCCGGCATTACCCACTGTCTCGAACGGGGCTGCATCAGAGCGGAGCGCAATATCCCTTCAGGAGAACGGCATGAGCTGTGCCGCGGTCTCCATGCCGAGCAGAACGCCATTATCCAGGCGGCATACCATGGCGTCTGCATAAACGGAGCAGATCTTTACTGCACCAACCAACCCTGTATTATCTGTTCAAAAATGTTGATCAATGCCGGCATCAAAAAAATCTATATCAGTGAAACCTACCCGGATGAACTGGCTGAAGAAATGCTTATAGAAGCCAATATCCCCCTGATCAGCCAATGAAATGCCCATTTTGCAGTTTTCTGGAAGACAAGGTTATTGACTCCCGACTTTCAAAAGATCAGTCTACCATCCGCCGTCGACGGGAATGCCTTTCCTGCGGGAAACGTTTTACCACCTTTGAGAAGATCGAAATCAATCTGCCCCTGATTATCAAGCGTGATGGCCGCCGGGAAACCTATGCCCGGAAAAAAGTTGAGCTGGGGTTGAAAAAGGCCTGCGAAAAAAGGCCGGTGGGTATAGATGAAATCGAAAAAATCATCAATACCATCGAACAGGAATTGCAGGAAAGCGGGGAAAAGGAAGTGGACAGCTCGGTTGTCGGCGAAAAAATCATGCAGTTACTGAAAAAACTGGACGATGTGGCCTATATCCGGTTTGCTTCGGTCTA
The sequence above is drawn from the Pseudomonadota bacterium genome and encodes:
- a CDS encoding dCMP deaminase family protein; this translates as MAIEHPSRPDWQTYFFQIARLVATRSTCLRRQVGAVIVKDNRILSTGYNGTPAGITHCLERGCIRAERNIPSGERHELCRGLHAEQNAIIQAAYHGVCINGADLYCTNQPCIICSKMLINAGIKKIYISETYPDELAEEMLIEANIPLISQ
- the nrdR gene encoding transcriptional regulator NrdR translates to MKCPFCSFLEDKVIDSRLSKDQSTIRRRRECLSCGKRFTTFEKIEINLPLIIKRDGRRETYARKKVELGLKKACEKRPVGIDEIEKIINTIEQELQESGEKEVDSSVVGEKIMQLLKKLDDVAYIRFASVYRQFKDINEFIQELQGMVNGN